Proteins found in one Aquibium microcysteis genomic segment:
- a CDS encoding Lrp/AsnC family transcriptional regulator yields the protein MLKLDDRDLKILAILRAEGRISKADLARRVNLSAAPCWERLQRLEKAGIITGYHAEVSLKKLGPHIVVFMAVELEQHRAEDFQLFERAIDRHDEIVACYAVGGGFDYILQVVTRDIDSYQRLVDHLLEARLGLARYFTYVVTKPVKQAAALPLDLIAGRPPKE from the coding sequence ATGCTGAAGCTCGACGACCGCGACCTGAAGATCCTCGCCATCCTGCGCGCCGAGGGCCGCATCTCGAAGGCGGATCTGGCGCGGCGGGTGAACCTGTCGGCCGCGCCCTGCTGGGAGCGGCTGCAGCGGCTGGAGAAGGCCGGCATCATCACCGGCTATCATGCCGAAGTGTCGCTGAAGAAGCTCGGGCCGCACATCGTGGTCTTCATGGCGGTCGAGCTCGAGCAGCACCGGGCGGAAGATTTCCAGCTCTTCGAGCGCGCGATCGACCGCCATGACGAGATCGTCGCCTGCTATGCCGTCGGCGGCGGCTTCGACTACATCCTGCAGGTGGTGACCCGCGACATCGACAGCTACCAGCGCCTCGTCGACCACCTGCTGGAGGCCAGGCTGGGGCTTGCGCGCTACTTCACCTACGTGGTGACCAAGCCCGTGAAGCAGGCGGCGGCGCTGCCGCTCGATCTGATCGCCGGTCGCCCGCCGAAGGAATGA
- a CDS encoding cyclodeaminase, with translation MPHDVTILTETDLREIVALDLEAVDVVEKAFAALAGGGVVMPPILSMAIPQANGEVDVKTAYLPGFDGFAIKVSPGFFDNPTIGLASLNGLMILFSARTGLVQALLLDNGYLTDVRTAAAGAVAARHLAPAGTHTIGVLGTGVQARLQVAAALLVRPVRRVLVWGRDADKAAACARDIAVRHGIEAAPASDPARLVAQSQFVITTTPAEEPVLKAGWLHPGLHVTAMGSDQAGKNEIEPAALAAADLYVCDRVSQCEALGELRSAIAAGLWHKGTPPELGAIITGAVPGRTRDDQITICDLTGTGAQDTAIASFAAQRARAAGAGSVIST, from the coding sequence ATGCCGCATGACGTGACGATCCTGACCGAGACCGACCTTCGGGAGATCGTGGCGCTCGACCTCGAAGCCGTCGACGTCGTCGAGAAGGCCTTCGCCGCACTCGCCGGCGGCGGCGTGGTCATGCCGCCGATCCTGTCGATGGCGATCCCGCAGGCCAATGGCGAGGTGGACGTCAAGACCGCCTACCTGCCGGGCTTCGACGGCTTTGCCATCAAGGTCAGCCCCGGCTTCTTCGACAACCCGACGATCGGCCTGGCAAGCCTCAACGGGCTGATGATCCTGTTTTCGGCCAGGACCGGCCTCGTGCAGGCGCTGCTGCTCGACAATGGCTACTTGACCGACGTGCGCACCGCCGCCGCCGGCGCCGTGGCGGCGCGCCATCTCGCGCCGGCCGGCACCCACACGATCGGCGTCCTCGGCACCGGCGTGCAGGCGCGGCTGCAGGTCGCGGCGGCGCTGCTCGTGCGCCCGGTCCGGCGGGTGCTGGTCTGGGGCCGCGACGCCGACAAGGCCGCCGCCTGCGCGCGCGACATCGCCGTCCGCCACGGAATCGAGGCCGCGCCGGCGAGCGATCCGGCTCGCCTCGTCGCGCAGAGCCAGTTCGTGATCACCACCACGCCCGCCGAAGAGCCGGTGCTGAAGGCCGGCTGGCTGCATCCGGGCCTGCACGTCACCGCCATGGGCTCAGACCAGGCCGGCAAGAACGAGATCGAGCCCGCAGCACTCGCCGCCGCCGACCTCTATGTCTGCGACCGCGTCAGCCAGTGCGAGGCGCTCGGCGAGCTGCGCAGCGCCATCGCCGCCGGCCTGTGGCACAAGGGTACCCCGCCGGAGCTCGGCGCGATCATCACCGGCGCCGTGCCCGGCCGCACGCGCGACGACCAGATCACCATCTGCGACCTCACCGGCACCGGAGCCCAGGACACCGCCATCGCCAGCTTCGCGGCGCAGCGCGCGCGGGCAGCGGGTGCGGGGTCGGTGATTTCGACGTGA
- the eutB gene encoding hydroxyectoine utilization dehydratase EutB has product MSLVLADILAAARTIGGVAVRTPLVPSPHLSALAGQDFLLKLETTQPIGAFKLRGAANAILNLPAGIAGVTCCSTGNHGRGVAYAARARGLRAVVCMSSLVPRTKVDGIRALGADVRITGRSQDDAHAESRRIAAEEGFVEISPFDDPHVIAGQGTIGLELMQDRPDLDMVLVPLSGGGLAAGVALAVKTIKPSARVIGVSMDRGAAMDASIRAGRPVEVEEVASLADSLGGGIGLDNRLSFPLCRDLLDDVVLVTEAEIYRALQTLFYEDRMVAEGACVVGIAALQAGRLPAANGPVATIITGRNVDMAVFHRIMGGQDVALGDLTLEGRAYAA; this is encoded by the coding sequence TTGAGCCTCGTCCTCGCCGACATCCTCGCCGCCGCGCGCACGATCGGCGGTGTGGCCGTGCGGACGCCGCTGGTGCCGTCGCCGCATCTGTCGGCGCTGGCCGGCCAGGATTTCCTGCTCAAGCTTGAGACCACCCAGCCGATCGGCGCCTTCAAGCTGCGCGGCGCGGCCAACGCGATCCTGAACCTGCCTGCCGGCATCGCCGGCGTCACCTGCTGCTCGACCGGCAATCACGGCCGCGGCGTCGCCTATGCCGCGCGCGCGCGGGGCCTGAGGGCGGTGGTCTGCATGTCGAGCCTGGTGCCGCGGACCAAGGTCGACGGCATCCGCGCGCTCGGCGCCGATGTGCGCATCACCGGCCGCAGCCAGGACGACGCCCATGCCGAGAGCCGGCGCATCGCCGCCGAGGAAGGCTTCGTCGAGATCTCGCCCTTCGACGATCCGCACGTGATCGCCGGCCAGGGCACGATCGGGCTCGAACTGATGCAGGACCGGCCCGACCTCGACATGGTGCTGGTGCCGCTGTCGGGCGGCGGGCTGGCGGCCGGCGTCGCGCTGGCGGTCAAGACCATCAAGCCGTCGGCGCGCGTCATCGGCGTCTCGATGGACCGCGGCGCGGCGATGGACGCCTCGATCCGCGCCGGGCGTCCCGTCGAGGTCGAGGAGGTGGCGAGCCTCGCCGATTCGCTCGGCGGCGGCATCGGTCTCGACAACCGCCTCTCCTTCCCGCTCTGCCGCGACCTGCTCGACGACGTCGTGCTGGTCACCGAGGCGGAGATCTACCGCGCGCTGCAGACGCTGTTCTACGAGGACCGGATGGTGGCCGAGGGCGCCTGCGTGGTTGGCATCGCCGCCCTTCAGGCCGGCCGGCTTCCCGCCGCGAATGGACCGGTCGCCACCATCATCACCGGGCGCAACGTCGACATGGCGGTCTTCCACCGCATCATGGGCGGGCAGGACGTGGCGCTCGGCGACCTGACGCTGGAGGGACGCGCCTATGCCGCATGA
- a CDS encoding NAD(P)-dependent oxidoreductase — MKLGFIGLGNVGGKLAGSLLRNGFDLTVRDLDRKAGERFLAAGAAWGDSPRAMAQNCDMVITCLPSPAASAAVVEGEDGILAGLTPGKIWSEMSTTDAAEITRLAARVEAIGAFAVDCPVSGGVHRAATGNISIFAGCDRAVFERVLPVLKVLGRRVLHTGPIGTASTLKVMTNYLATANLLTLCEALVTMKAAGMDLATTYEAIKISSGTSFVHETESQLILSGSRDVDFSMDLVMKDIGLFQTIAERNGVPLEISPLMIEIFRDGQRRYGQRANSDDIIRRLEEATGLSILAPGFPQELVDDEPEEPGYEVVPPGREP, encoded by the coding sequence ATGAAACTGGGCTTCATCGGCCTCGGCAACGTCGGCGGAAAGCTCGCCGGCTCGCTCCTGCGCAACGGATTCGACCTGACCGTGCGCGACCTCGACCGCAAGGCGGGGGAGCGCTTCCTCGCGGCGGGGGCGGCGTGGGGCGACAGTCCGCGCGCGATGGCGCAGAACTGCGACATGGTGATCACCTGCCTGCCGTCGCCGGCCGCCTCCGCGGCGGTGGTCGAGGGCGAGGACGGTATTCTCGCCGGCCTGACGCCCGGCAAGATCTGGTCGGAAATGTCGACGACGGACGCGGCCGAGATCACGCGGCTGGCGGCCAGGGTCGAGGCGATCGGCGCCTTCGCTGTCGACTGCCCGGTCTCGGGCGGCGTCCACCGCGCCGCGACCGGCAACATCTCGATCTTCGCCGGCTGCGATCGCGCCGTCTTCGAGCGGGTGCTGCCGGTGCTGAAAGTGCTCGGCCGCCGCGTGCTGCACACCGGACCGATCGGCACCGCCTCGACGCTGAAGGTGATGACCAACTATCTCGCCACCGCCAACCTTCTGACGCTCTGCGAGGCGCTGGTGACGATGAAGGCCGCCGGCATGGACCTCGCGACCACCTACGAGGCGATCAAGATCTCGTCGGGCACCTCCTTCGTGCACGAGACCGAGAGCCAGCTGATCCTGTCCGGCTCGCGCGACGTCGACTTCTCCATGGATCTCGTGATGAAGGACATCGGCCTGTTCCAGACCATCGCCGAGCGCAACGGCGTGCCGCTGGAAATCTCGCCGCTGATGATCGAGATCTTCCGCGACGGCCAGCGCCGCTATGGCCAGCGCGCCAATTCCGACGACATCATCCGCCGGCTCGAGGAGGCCACCGGCCTGTCGATCCTGGCGCCGGGATTCCCGCAGGAACTCGTCGACGACGAGCCGGAGGAGCCGGGCTACGAGGTGGTGCCGCCCGGCCGGGAGCCCTGA
- the ehuA gene encoding ectoine/hydroxyectoine ABC transporter ATP-binding protein EhuA, producing the protein MTDDDLSGFPLALEGPDVPMVSFRKVSKRYGELVVLDALDLDVAEGEMVTIIGPSGSGKTTVLRMLMTLETINDGVIYVDGKPLTHMPQNGRLVRANARHLRQMRSNIGMCFQHFNLFPHMTALENCMEGPVHVLGMPKKDARARAEELLEMVGMADKRDQHPSRLSGGQQQRVAIARALAMRPKVMLFDEVTSALDPEVIGEVTNVIRQLVAKHNLTMLMVTHQMGFAKDISDRICFFFGGRIEEQGTPEALFGNPQKERTQQFLSAVKEAA; encoded by the coding sequence ATGACAGACGACGACCTTTCCGGTTTCCCCCTCGCGCTCGAGGGTCCCGACGTGCCGATGGTGAGCTTCAGGAAGGTCTCCAAGCGCTATGGCGAGCTCGTCGTGCTCGACGCGCTCGACCTCGACGTCGCCGAAGGCGAGATGGTGACGATCATCGGCCCCTCCGGCTCCGGCAAGACCACCGTCCTGCGAATGCTGATGACGCTGGAGACGATCAACGACGGCGTCATCTATGTCGACGGCAAACCGCTGACACACATGCCGCAGAACGGCCGTCTGGTGCGCGCCAATGCCCGCCATCTGCGCCAGATGCGGTCCAACATCGGCATGTGCTTCCAGCACTTCAACCTGTTCCCGCACATGACGGCGCTGGAGAACTGCATGGAGGGCCCGGTGCACGTGCTCGGCATGCCGAAGAAGGACGCCCGCGCGCGCGCCGAGGAACTGCTCGAGATGGTCGGCATGGCCGACAAGCGCGACCAGCATCCCTCCCGCCTGTCCGGCGGCCAGCAGCAGCGCGTCGCCATCGCCCGTGCGCTCGCCATGCGGCCAAAGGTGATGCTGTTCGACGAGGTGACCTCGGCGCTCGACCCGGAGGTAATCGGGGAGGTGACCAACGTCATCCGCCAGCTCGTGGCGAAGCACAACCTCACCATGCTCATGGTCACGCACCAGATGGGCTTCGCCAAGGACATTTCCGACCGCATCTGCTTCTTCTTCGGCGGCCGCATCGAGGAGCAGGGCACGCCGGAGGCGCTGTTCGGCAATCCGCAGAAGGAGCGCACGCAGCAGTTCCTGAGCGCCGTCAAGGAGGCCGCTTGA
- a CDS encoding aspartate aminotransferase family protein, whose protein sequence is MLKNDLLDQWDRQHFFHPSTHLGQHARGESPNRIVTGGKGVHIEDRDGNRLLDAFAGLYCVNVGYGRPEIAEAIAAQAKELAYYHAYVGHGTEASVTLAKMVLERAPKTMSKVYFGLGGSDANETNVKLVWYYNNILGRPQKKKIVSRWRGYHGSGLVTGSLTGLKPFHDKFDLPLPQVLHTVAPDYFRRADLSMSEADFVAHCVAELEALIAREGADTIAAFIGEPILGTGGIVPPPAGYWAAIQTVLKAHDILLIADEVVTGFGRLGSMFGSDHYGIEPDIITIAKGLTSAYAPLSGSIFSQKVWDVLARGTDENGPIGHGWTYSAHPIGAAAGVANLKLIDSLGLVKNAGETGAYLNAQMQAALGGHARVGDVRGAGMLCAVEFVEDRETRRFFDPARKIGPAVAAALLKRGVIGRAMPQGDILGFAPPLCLTRAEADEVVGKAAEAVAEVLG, encoded by the coding sequence ATGCTGAAGAACGATCTGCTCGACCAGTGGGACCGCCAGCACTTCTTCCACCCCTCGACCCATCTCGGCCAGCACGCGCGCGGCGAGAGCCCGAACCGCATCGTCACCGGCGGCAAGGGCGTCCACATCGAGGATCGCGACGGCAACCGCCTGCTCGACGCCTTCGCCGGGCTCTATTGCGTCAATGTCGGTTACGGCCGGCCCGAGATCGCCGAGGCGATCGCCGCACAGGCGAAGGAACTCGCCTACTACCACGCCTATGTCGGCCATGGCACGGAGGCCTCGGTGACGCTGGCGAAGATGGTGCTGGAGCGCGCGCCCAAGACCATGTCGAAGGTCTATTTCGGCCTCGGCGGCTCCGACGCCAACGAGACCAACGTCAAGCTCGTCTGGTACTACAACAACATCCTCGGCCGGCCGCAGAAGAAGAAGATCGTCTCGCGCTGGCGCGGCTATCACGGCTCGGGCCTCGTCACCGGGTCGCTGACCGGCCTGAAGCCCTTCCACGACAAGTTCGACCTGCCGCTGCCGCAGGTGCTGCACACGGTGGCGCCCGACTATTTCCGCCGCGCCGACCTCTCGATGAGCGAGGCCGATTTCGTCGCCCATTGCGTGGCCGAACTGGAGGCGCTCATCGCACGCGAAGGCGCCGACACCATCGCCGCCTTCATCGGCGAGCCCATCCTCGGCACCGGCGGCATCGTCCCGCCGCCGGCCGGCTACTGGGCGGCGATCCAGACCGTGCTGAAGGCGCACGACATCCTGCTCATCGCCGACGAGGTGGTGACCGGGTTCGGCCGGCTGGGCTCCATGTTCGGGTCGGACCATTACGGCATCGAGCCAGACATCATCACCATCGCCAAGGGGCTGACCTCGGCCTATGCGCCGCTGTCCGGCTCGATCTTCTCCCAGAAGGTCTGGGACGTGCTCGCGCGCGGCACCGACGAGAACGGCCCGATCGGCCATGGCTGGACCTATTCGGCGCACCCGATCGGGGCGGCGGCCGGCGTCGCCAACCTGAAGCTGATCGATTCGCTCGGCCTGGTGAAGAATGCCGGCGAGACCGGCGCCTATCTCAACGCGCAGATGCAGGCGGCGCTCGGCGGCCACGCCCGTGTCGGCGACGTGCGCGGCGCGGGCATGCTCTGTGCGGTCGAGTTCGTCGAGGACCGAGAGACCCGCCGCTTCTTCGATCCCGCGCGCAAGATCGGCCCGGCGGTCGCCGCCGCCCTCCTCAAGCGCGGCGTCATCGGCCGCGCCATGCCGCAAGGCGACATCCTCGGCTTCGCCCCGCCGCTCTGCCTCACCCGCGCAGAAGCCGACGAAGTGGTCGGCAAGGCCGCCGAAGCCGTGGCCGAAGTGCTCGGCTGA
- a CDS encoding nucleoside triphosphate hydrolase gives MSESAHLVATLFRRAAGRPRFIVAIAGPPGAGKSTLAEALLPLFPEGSAAIVPMDGFHFDNAVLDRRGLRPRKGAPETFDVAGLIATLRRIRAGDADVAVPLFDRAADLARAGAAVVPRDVRFVLVEGNYLLSDEAPWHGLAPLFDFAVFLDVAEHELERRLVDRWLQHGHSHEEAVARAFSNDIPNARRVLARRRPADVEWGGDA, from the coding sequence ATGTCCGAAAGCGCGCATCTCGTGGCGACACTGTTTCGCAGGGCCGCAGGCCGCCCCCGCTTCATCGTCGCAATCGCCGGGCCGCCCGGCGCGGGAAAGTCGACGCTGGCCGAGGCGCTGCTGCCGTTGTTCCCGGAGGGGTCCGCCGCAATCGTGCCGATGGACGGGTTCCACTTCGACAATGCCGTCCTCGACCGGCGCGGCCTGCGTCCGCGCAAGGGTGCGCCGGAAACCTTCGACGTCGCCGGCCTGATCGCGACGCTGAGACGCATCCGTGCGGGCGACGCGGACGTCGCGGTGCCGCTGTTCGACCGGGCGGCCGATCTCGCGCGGGCCGGCGCGGCCGTCGTGCCCCGCGACGTCCGTTTCGTGCTGGTGGAGGGCAACTACCTCCTGTCGGACGAGGCGCCGTGGCACGGGCTGGCGCCCCTCTTCGACTTCGCCGTCTTTCTCGACGTCGCGGAGCACGAACTGGAGCGCCGCCTGGTGGACCGCTGGCTGCAGCATGGGCATTCGCACGAGGAAGCCGTCGCGCGCGCTTTTTCCAACGATATCCCGAATGCGCGTCGCGTTCTGGCGCGCCGCCGCCCCGCCGATGTGGAATGGGGAGGGGACGCGTAA
- a CDS encoding NAD(P)/FAD-dependent oxidoreductase: MSPKRVVIAGAGQGGFQVAASLRQEGFDGEVLLVGDEPGLPYQRPPLSKEYIKSGNAERLLFRNADFFEKNAIRYLDGRRLTAIHRAEGTVELDDGQSHGFDHLVLALGARNRRLPIAGMDLEGVLQLRTLADAERIRTAIRPGLSLVVIGGGFIGLEIAATAAAAGATVTVLEATDRLMSRVVSPAISAHFLAMHRAAGVDVRLGTMARGIRGDDRGRAAAVEIEGGAVDADLVLVSAGIVPNVEIAEAAGLYVQDGIRVNDLMETSAAEISAIGDCASFPFGHDGTLIRLESVQNAIDQAKCVVQRLLGRPEPYDKVPWFWSDQAAFKLQIAGLTAGADHQVARASEDGAKLTVHCFRHGALIGVETVNAPADHMMARKLLALATAPTLETVEAAGFDLRAVFAAVSA, encoded by the coding sequence ATGAGCCCGAAGCGCGTCGTCATCGCCGGAGCCGGCCAGGGCGGTTTCCAGGTCGCCGCCAGCCTGCGCCAGGAAGGCTTCGACGGGGAGGTCCTGCTCGTCGGCGACGAGCCCGGCCTGCCCTACCAGCGGCCGCCGCTGTCGAAGGAATACATCAAGTCCGGCAATGCCGAGCGGCTGCTGTTCCGCAATGCCGACTTCTTCGAGAAGAACGCCATCCGCTATCTGGACGGCCGCCGCCTGACGGCCATCCATCGCGCGGAGGGCACCGTCGAACTCGACGACGGGCAGTCGCACGGCTTCGACCACCTGGTGCTGGCGCTCGGCGCTCGAAACCGCCGCCTGCCGATCGCCGGCATGGACCTCGAGGGCGTGCTGCAATTGCGCACGCTGGCCGACGCCGAGCGGATCCGCACGGCGATCAGGCCGGGTCTCTCGCTCGTCGTCATCGGCGGCGGCTTCATCGGGCTCGAGATCGCGGCGACCGCGGCTGCGGCCGGCGCGACGGTGACCGTGCTCGAGGCGACCGACCGGCTGATGTCGCGGGTGGTCTCGCCCGCCATCTCGGCCCATTTCCTCGCCATGCACCGCGCGGCGGGCGTCGACGTCCGGCTGGGCACCATGGCGCGCGGCATTCGCGGCGACGACCGCGGCCGTGCAGCGGCGGTCGAGATCGAAGGCGGTGCGGTCGATGCGGATCTCGTCCTCGTCTCGGCCGGCATCGTCCCGAACGTCGAGATCGCCGAGGCCGCGGGGCTCTATGTGCAGGACGGCATCCGGGTCAACGACCTGATGGAGACGTCGGCCGCCGAAATCTCGGCCATCGGCGACTGCGCCTCCTTCCCCTTCGGCCATGACGGCACGCTGATCCGGCTGGAATCGGTGCAGAACGCGATCGACCAGGCCAAGTGCGTCGTCCAGCGGCTGCTCGGCCGGCCGGAACCCTACGACAAGGTACCTTGGTTCTGGAGCGATCAGGCGGCCTTCAAGCTGCAGATCGCCGGTCTCACCGCGGGCGCCGACCACCAGGTCGCGCGGGCTTCCGAGGACGGCGCGAAGCTGACGGTCCACTGTTTCCGCCACGGCGCGCTCATCGGCGTCGAGACGGTCAATGCCCCGGCCGATCACATGATGGCGCGCAAGCTGCTGGCGCTCGCCACCGCTCCGACGCTGGAAACGGTCGAAGCAGCCGGCTTCGACCTGAGGGCCGTTTTCGCGGCTGTCTCAGCCTGA
- a CDS encoding TRAP transporter substrate-binding protein: MNMLKCSIAAVVALGAMTVSSFAQDVSLRLHQMLPPQATIPAKALKPWAEKVMKESGGRIKIDQFDAMALGGKPPELYDQAKDGAVDIIWTVIGYTPGRFPTTEAFELPFMMTTGEATSKALQEYCEKHCMDEFADVKVIAWHAHGPGLIHSKNPVNKLEDMNGLKIRGGSRTINLMLEKLGSTPVGMPVPAVSEALSKGVIDATTIPWEVTPSLKVSELVKNHTTFSGKNGLYTQTFVVAMNKSAYDALPDDLKKVIDDNSGIETAAFFGRVMDEGDVAGKSIAEKLGNNIIVLDEAETQRWKDTATPLVEAWEAEMTAKGKDGKALVEEARALVEKHSTGM; this comes from the coding sequence ATGAACATGCTGAAATGCTCCATCGCCGCCGTGGTCGCGCTCGGCGCCATGACGGTCTCGTCTTTCGCGCAGGACGTTTCCCTGCGGCTCCACCAGATGCTGCCGCCGCAGGCGACGATCCCGGCCAAGGCTCTCAAGCCCTGGGCCGAGAAGGTGATGAAGGAATCCGGCGGCCGCATCAAGATCGACCAGTTCGACGCCATGGCGCTGGGCGGCAAGCCGCCGGAGCTCTACGACCAGGCCAAGGACGGCGCGGTCGACATCATCTGGACCGTCATCGGCTACACGCCCGGCCGCTTCCCGACCACGGAAGCGTTCGAGCTTCCCTTCATGATGACGACCGGCGAGGCGACGTCGAAGGCTCTGCAGGAATATTGCGAAAAGCACTGCATGGACGAGTTCGCCGACGTGAAGGTGATCGCCTGGCATGCGCACGGCCCGGGCCTGATCCACTCGAAGAACCCCGTCAACAAGCTCGAGGACATGAACGGCCTCAAGATCCGCGGCGGTTCGCGCACCATCAACCTGATGCTCGAGAAGCTGGGCTCCACCCCTGTCGGCATGCCCGTTCCGGCCGTGTCGGAAGCACTGTCCAAGGGGGTGATCGACGCGACCACCATCCCGTGGGAGGTGACGCCGTCGCTGAAGGTCTCGGAACTGGTGAAGAACCACACCACCTTCTCCGGCAAGAACGGCCTCTACACCCAGACCTTCGTCGTCGCGATGAACAAGTCGGCCTACGACGCGCTGCCGGACGACCTCAAGAAGGTCATCGACGACAATTCGGGCATCGAGACCGCAGCCTTCTTCGGCCGCGTGATGGACGAGGGCGACGTCGCCGGAAAGTCGATCGCCGAAAAGCTCGGCAACAACATCATCGTGCTGGACGAGGCCGAGACGCAGCGCTGGAAGGACACCGCCACGCCGCTGGTCGAGGCCTGGGAGGCCGAGATGACGGCCAAGGGCAAGGACGGCAAGGCGCTGGTCGAGGAGGCCAGGGCGCTGGTGGAGAAGCATTCGACCGGGATGTGA
- a CDS encoding NAD-dependent succinate-semialdehyde dehydrogenase → MPNIAFLQKTALTDLADPRLFREYAYVGGAWTAGSGRAFIDVADPADGTRVGAVPALTAADTDAAIAAADAAFPAWAAHLPQARAAVLRRWFELILANRDDLARLMVKEQGKPLSEALGEIDYAASFVEFYAEEAKRLTVEGVASHLPDAEMSVIRQPVGVAGLVTPWNFPCAMLTRKAAAALAAGCTVVAHPSSETPFSALALAELAERASFPAGVFNVVTGHAPEVVGAMTGSSRVRALSFTGSTEIGRLLYGQSAPTIKRLVLELGGHAPFVAFADCDLDRAVDRAIAAKFATSGQDCLAANRFYIERPLYARFVEAFAARTAALTVGPGRTDPDIGPLMNQRALSKQEAHVADAMARGARLVCGGRRHAAGALFFEPTVLADVPDAAAIFSEETFGPVAAFAPFDREDEVLARANASETGLVAYLHTSDPARIARMTRALEFGMVAVNRTKITGAPVPFGGVKQAGLGREGSRHGMEAYTDVKYICRDAA, encoded by the coding sequence ATGCCCAACATCGCCTTCCTGCAGAAGACCGCGCTGACCGACCTCGCCGATCCGCGCCTGTTTCGCGAATATGCCTATGTCGGCGGCGCCTGGACCGCCGGCTCCGGCCGCGCCTTCATCGACGTCGCCGATCCCGCCGACGGAACGCGCGTCGGCGCGGTGCCGGCGCTCACTGCCGCGGACACCGATGCCGCCATCGCCGCGGCCGATGCCGCCTTCCCCGCCTGGGCCGCGCACCTGCCGCAGGCCCGCGCGGCCGTGCTGCGGCGCTGGTTCGAGCTGATCCTCGCGAACCGCGACGACCTCGCCCGGCTGATGGTCAAGGAGCAGGGCAAGCCGCTGTCGGAGGCGCTGGGCGAGATCGACTACGCCGCCTCCTTCGTCGAGTTCTACGCCGAGGAGGCGAAGCGGCTGACGGTCGAGGGCGTCGCCTCGCATCTGCCGGACGCCGAGATGAGCGTGATCCGCCAGCCGGTCGGCGTCGCCGGCCTCGTCACGCCGTGGAACTTCCCCTGTGCGATGCTGACGCGCAAGGCGGCCGCAGCCCTCGCCGCCGGCTGCACGGTCGTCGCGCATCCCTCGTCCGAGACGCCGTTCTCGGCGCTGGCGCTCGCCGAACTCGCCGAACGCGCCAGCTTCCCCGCCGGCGTCTTCAACGTCGTCACCGGCCACGCGCCGGAGGTGGTCGGCGCCATGACCGGATCGTCCCGGGTGCGGGCGCTGTCCTTCACCGGTTCGACCGAAATCGGGCGCCTGCTCTACGGCCAGTCCGCGCCCACCATCAAGCGGCTGGTGCTGGAACTCGGCGGCCACGCGCCCTTCGTCGCCTTCGCCGATTGCGATCTGGACCGCGCGGTGGACCGTGCGATCGCGGCCAAGTTCGCGACCTCCGGGCAGGACTGCCTCGCCGCCAACCGCTTCTACATCGAGCGGCCGCTCTATGCCCGCTTCGTCGAGGCCTTCGCGGCCCGAACCGCCGCGCTCACCGTCGGGCCGGGCAGGACCGATCCGGACATCGGGCCGCTGATGAACCAGCGCGCCCTGTCCAAGCAGGAGGCGCATGTCGCCGACGCGATGGCGCGGGGCGCGCGGCTCGTCTGCGGCGGGAGGCGCCACGCGGCCGGGGCGCTGTTCTTCGAGCCGACGGTGCTGGCCGACGTGCCGGACGCCGCGGCGATCTTCTCCGAGGAGACCTTCGGCCCCGTTGCCGCCTTCGCGCCCTTCGACCGCGAGGACGAGGTGCTGGCCAGGGCGAACGCCAGCGAGACCGGCCTCGTCGCCTACCTGCACACGTCGGACCCGGCGCGGATCGCGCGGATGACGCGCGCACTGGAGTTCGGCATGGTGGCGGTGAACCGGACGAAGATCACCGGTGCGCCCGTGCCGTTCGGCGGCGTCAAGCAGGCCGGGCTCGGCCGCGAGGGGTCGCGCCACGGCATGGAAGCCTATACGGACGTGAAATACATCTGCCGCGACGCGGCGTGA